TTACTTTTTCTGCATCCAGTAACCATAAAAGTTTTTCTGAGTCAGTTTCTGAAAATGGATTGTGATGTCCTAAAGCGTAGATTTGGTGATTTTTACCCTGAAAAAAGCTAAGCATAATGAATTTTATGTAGGTGGAATTATTAAAGTCGCAAAGTTAGAAATTATCCATTATTTTGAATAGAGAATGCTTAAATAAGTTGACATGTTTTCAAGTTGGCAAGTTTGTTAATGCTTTGATGAAAATTAATATTACTAATTTGATACATACTTTCTCGCCACAGAATAAAGTTCCTCAAATTTCCTCTTTGGGGATTAAGGGGCTGGGCCAAATGCTTTGCTGTATCAGCTATCAAGGTATTATGTCCCGCCTCCAAAATAACATGCTCGTATTCTTTAACATGCTTTAATAAATCCATCATATTGTCTGCTTTAATGATTTTATCGTATTTTCCCGTGAACATCATCATAGGAATTTTATTCTGATTGATGAGGAAGGCAATTAATTTTAAGTCAAATTTAAGATGTCTGAACACAACCCAAGTCAAATAAACTCTTCTACGTTTCTCTCTAGTGTTCATTTGAGTATTGGCGAATTTCAATAGGCTTTTATCCACTATACCTAAGCTTTTGGTGAAAGTTAATATTTGATAAAAGTATTTAGGCTTCACAATCATTGCCCGGAAGAATCTTCTAAAAGAATTAGGGTAAGTAGCCAGACTGTACCAAAATGAAGTTTTAATACCATCAGGTGCTATTAAAATAAACTCTTTAATTTTTCTGGGAAATAGCTCCAAGCTCGCCAATGCAAATTTCCCGCCCATGCTGTAGCCCACAACTGCAAAATTCTCGATCTGATGCTTTTCCAAAAAAGATTTTAAAATTGATTCCCAATCCTGCTTTTCTAAAGCTTGATTTCGGTCTTTCCACTCACTATTACCATGATAGAATATATCAAAAGCATATACAGTATATTTTTCTCCCAAGAAATCAGAAAAGGGTAAGTAAATCTCCTTAGACTGTCCAAAGCCATGAAAGGCTAAGAGTGGAGTTTTGCCATTTCCAGCTACAGAATAATATAAAGTATTTTTACCAAATTTTATATGGCTATTCTTCATTTATAAAAAATAATTGTAATAATTCAAATTATTAAACAGTATTAAAATTTAGTATGGCGTGAAATCCATTACTTTTATAAGTATCTATTATTCAATAATTTATATATATTTTTCAATAATTATAAAATTATGTAAACAAATGCTACATATGCCCGTTGGAAACGCAGGAAACTTTTAAACCAATTATAGTTTCTCAAGTTTAAATCGCAATATAATCATTTGAGTACAGAGAAAAACATATTAGAGGGCGCAAAAAGCTTATTTATGCAATTCGGCTTGAAATCCATCACCATGGACGACATTGCCAGAAAGGTTGGTGTAAGCAAAAAAACAATCTATCAATTCTTTAGTGATAAGAACAGCATTGTATTTAAGTCGGTTCATGAGCATTTTTCTGATCACCGTCAGGAAATTGAAAATGTTTTGGACAATAGCAAGAATTCCATTGAAGCGATGTATCGTATTTCAAAATGTATGAAAGGACAAGTAGAGGCCATTAATCCTACCGTACTTTATGATTTACAACGTTATTTTCCGAAAGCTCACAAAAGGTTTTTGGAATTTAAAAATACATTTATTAAAGAACGTATGATGGGTATTCTAGAAGATGGCGTCAAGTCGGGATATTTTAGACAGGAAATCAACCCTGAAATCCTTATTATTCAAAGAATTGAGCAAGTTCAATTGGCCTTTAATAATGACATTTATCCAAGAGATAAATTTGATTTTAAGGAAATACATGAACAGCTATTTGACCATTTTTTACATGGTATTTTAACAGAAAAAGGAAAAGAGAAATATAATCAATATTTAAATGAAGAGCAGCATGCTTAACAAAATCAGATTTTTTTGTGCCATGGCTTTATTAATGCCATTGAGTTTATTGGGCCAAGAGGAGAGTGCCAACCCAATGAGTTTGGAGGAATGTGTGAATTACGCATTAGAAAATAATCGTAATCTAAAAACCACCAGATTGGAAGAGGCGATAGCAGAAACTCAAGTTGGGGAAACCAGATCAATGGGATTGCCACAAGTCAAGTTTCAGACTGGGGTGAATTATAATTATGAAGTTCAAAAGGCTTTCCTTCCGGAAACTTTTGTGAATCCGCAAGGCGATCCTGAAAATTCAGTGGCAGCACCTTTTGGAGTAGATTACGATGGAAATGCCAATTTTTCAGTTTCGCAACTTCTTTTTGACGGATCGTATTTTGTTGGATTACAAGCCGCCAAAACCTTAAGAGAATTAAGGCAAAAAGAATCTAATCAATCGGAAGTGGAAACCGTGGAAGCTATTACCAAAGCCTATTATTTGGTTTTAATTTCTCAGGAGCGTCTTGAATTGTTAGATGCAAACCAAGAGCAACTGCAAAGGGTTTTGAATGAAACAAGAGCTTTATATGAAAACGGTTTTGCTGAAAAAATAGATGTTGATAGGATTACAGTAAATTACAATAACATTCAGACTGAAAACAGCAAAGCAAAAAGAAATTTTAATGTTTCCATGAACATGCTTAAGTTCCAAATGGGAATGGCTTTGAATTCACCACTTGAACTCTCAGGGAATATTTCAACTTTGAATTTGGAAGTTGGTGAATACTTAAACAAGTCAGAAAATTTTGACTACAGGGAAAGAGTTGAATATTCCGTTTTACAAACTAACCAGGATTTGGCCAATTTAGATCTTAGAAACAATAAGGCCACTTTATTGCCTAAATTATATGCAAATGCTAATTATGGCTGGAACACGGGTACAAACCGGACTTCAGAGCTATTTCAATTTAACGACAGATGGTTAAGTTTCGGTGCTATTGGTTTAAGTTTTCAGTGGGATTTGTTTACTGGCTTAAATCGCTCGAGCAAAATGGAGAAAAACCGAATCCAAATAGAGCAAATTGAAATCCAAAAGGAGCAATTACAAAGCTCTATTAATATGGAAATTACACAAGCTGAAAATGATCTAAAATCTGCTAAGGAAAGCCTGGACGTTCAAAAGCAAAATATGGAATTAGCACTTTCGGTTTACAAACAGGTAGAAACCAAATACAAAAATGGAATGGCTAGCAGCCGAGAGTTATTGGATGCTGAAACTGCTAAAAAAGAGGCAGAAACCAATTATTATGGCTCTTTATATGATGCTGTAATTGCCAAAATAGAATTAGAAAAAGCATTAGGAATACTTTATTGATTTGAAAAAAATGAGACCAACTATAATAATGAAAAATTCAATTTTAATACTTGCACTTGCTGTTTTAATGGGAGCCTGCAACGAGGGTTCTGAATCAGAGAAGCTGAAAGCAAAACTGGAGAA
This is a stretch of genomic DNA from Marivirga harenae. It encodes these proteins:
- a CDS encoding alpha/beta fold hydrolase, which codes for MKNSHIKFGKNTLYYSVAGNGKTPLLAFHGFGQSKEIYLPFSDFLGEKYTVYAFDIFYHGNSEWKDRNQALEKQDWESILKSFLEKHQIENFAVVGYSMGGKFALASLELFPRKIKEFILIAPDGIKTSFWYSLATYPNSFRRFFRAMIVKPKYFYQILTFTKSLGIVDKSLLKFANTQMNTREKRRRVYLTWVVFRHLKFDLKLIAFLINQNKIPMMMFTGKYDKIIKADNMMDLLKHVKEYEHVILEAGHNTLIADTAKHLAQPLNPQRGNLRNFILWRESMYQISNINFHQSINKLANLKTCQLI
- a CDS encoding TetR/AcrR family transcriptional regulator → MSTEKNILEGAKSLFMQFGLKSITMDDIARKVGVSKKTIYQFFSDKNSIVFKSVHEHFSDHRQEIENVLDNSKNSIEAMYRISKCMKGQVEAINPTVLYDLQRYFPKAHKRFLEFKNTFIKERMMGILEDGVKSGYFRQEINPEILIIQRIEQVQLAFNNDIYPRDKFDFKEIHEQLFDHFLHGILTEKGKEKYNQYLNEEQHA
- a CDS encoding TolC family protein; protein product: MLNKIRFFCAMALLMPLSLLGQEESANPMSLEECVNYALENNRNLKTTRLEEAIAETQVGETRSMGLPQVKFQTGVNYNYEVQKAFLPETFVNPQGDPENSVAAPFGVDYDGNANFSVSQLLFDGSYFVGLQAAKTLRELRQKESNQSEVETVEAITKAYYLVLISQERLELLDANQEQLQRVLNETRALYENGFAEKIDVDRITVNYNNIQTENSKAKRNFNVSMNMLKFQMGMALNSPLELSGNISTLNLEVGEYLNKSENFDYRERVEYSVLQTNQDLANLDLRNNKATLLPKLYANANYGWNTGTNRTSELFQFNDRWLSFGAIGLSFQWDLFTGLNRSSKMEKNRIQIEQIEIQKEQLQSSINMEITQAENDLKSAKESLDVQKQNMELALSVYKQVETKYKNGMASSRELLDAETAKKEAETNYYGSLYDAVIAKIELEKALGILY